The Alkalinema sp. FACHB-956 genome contains a region encoding:
- a CDS encoding polyketide synthase — protein sequence MGNLLESSYSCASFPWNQTNIDYPSNSCIHHVFQSQVGHQPDAVAVILPSSTESDEIHLSYRELNDRANCLAQQLQVLGVTTETFVAIAMDRSIELMVAILGVLKAGGVYVPLDPAYPTDRLAFMLEDSQAPVLLTQSHLRDRLPPTQAQIFCLDAGWGVDAPPNSQAPEVPIAAENLAYVNYTSGSTGRPKGVAIPHRAVLRLVFGATYTPLDGQQTFLQLAPVSFDAATLEIWGALLHGSRCVLYPENGLPDPQTLGQIIRDYRITTMWLTAALFNTIVTEAPETLQGVKELLTGGEALSVAHIRQAQTLLPDTQLINGYGPTESTTFTCCYRIPRPLDPAWTSIPIGTPIGNTQVYVLDDQMQPVAMGAVGELYIGGDGLARGYLNRPDLTTERFVPNPFQADPQAKLYKTGDLVRHLSDGNLEFIGRTDHQVKIRGYRIELGEIETVLSQQPGVRDAIVLVREDRPGDKQLVAYLTAQPQQILEIPTIRAALQNQLADYMVPGAIVILDKIPLTPNGKADRRALPKPERSTPVSSLVRAKNVTEQQLVELWSEILGLSQVSVDENFCDLGGTSLLGLQLVTRIQKQFNLDLRAVKLYQYPTIRSLAAYLVQLQQKSGSPWEHPLQRSPQGQRPSSLSTAVEGIAIVGMVGRFPGANSIAEFWQNLVNNVESTTFFSPDEIDPSVDPELRHDPNYVRARGTISGAEDFDAAFFGISPREAEVMDPQARVFLELAYEALETAGYHPDTYSGSIGLYAGSGQNTYFERHLCGRPEIIDRIGAFQTMLANEKDFVTTRIAYKLNLQGPSVSINTACSTSLVAVGQAVQGLLSHQCDLALAGGVSITTPQNTGYLYQEGSMLSPDGRCRPFDAEAQGTMFNSGAGIVVLKRLADALEAGDLIYAVIKGVGLNNDGSDKVSFTAPSVQGQARAIVQAQTMAGVNPESISYVETHGTATPLGDPIEVEALTQAFQRQTQRQQFCAIGSIKSNIGHAVAAAGVAGLMKTALALYHEQLPASLNFTAPNPQIDFAQSPFYVNAHNQAWLRSESPRRAGVSSFGVGGTNAHVIVEEAPIVPPSGPSRPVQLLLLSAKTPTALDRATDNLRDFLSQATELNLAVNLADVAYTLQQGRKGWKHRRFVIGRDVASAIAALTPSETQRPATRSPQPSPPEVVFMFPGQGSQYLHMGANLYQREPVFQATVDRCAAILQPLLGCDLRAILYPAEADAEMAAARLKQTLYTQPALFTIEYALAQLWISWGVQPAALIGHSIGEFVAACLAGVFSLEDGLKLVATRGQMMWELPPGTMLSVRLPAETVAPRLTADMAIAAINGPALCVVSGPTEAVAKLQAELEAEDVICKPLHTSHAFHSPMMEPVVAPFAELVKQIQLSPPQIPFVSTVTTDWIRDEQATDPLYWASHLRETVRFTEGVQTLWQQPERVLLEVGPRTTATTLARQQAKDLKRQIAIPSLGSSADDEGEWVSLMQAIGHLWLSGVAIDWAAFYTDEYRHRVPLPTYPFERQRYWIDPKPAVPVDSPAEIGPEPMLAAAEFGIDALPVVSLLSSPAVPPEVISTMAEPRVKRLIPLLQEVFEETSGFELDSEDLTSTFLDLGMDSLTLTQVALAVQKKFKVKLTFRNLLEDYPNLARLSEHLDRFLSVDAFPAPTTVEEPTPTPTLAPAVPSAPVMVPGLPITSFAPVVNPSNGNGNGNGHGNGNGSYSPSAATSPEQTRAIEAVIAQQLQIMAQQLHILNGVGSAGAIAQPPVSNGPVTNGPVTNGAISSPLGITNGASHDSGKNATNGRTNGSPNGTSNGHVNAVLPQAATQGSANGQDAAAETAPPKKNFGPGAKIEKTSHHTLTAEQQAALDRIIQRYVRRTVESKRQTQEHRRYLADPRTVSGFMPLLKEIVYPIVTDRSKGSKLWDVDGNEYIDLTNGFGLNFFGWSPDFVADAVKAQMDAGIEIGPQTPLAGRVAKMVTEITGMERVAFCNTGSEAVMAAMRLSRTVTGRSTIAMFAGGYHGTFDEVIVRSGPKLRSLPAAPGILPSMFENVLVLDYGTPESLQILRDRADDLAAILVEPVQSRRPELQPREFLKDLRVLTEASETALIFDEVVTGFRVHPGGAQAYFDIRADLATYGKVIGGGLPIGVVAGKSQFMDALDGGQWQFGDASFPEVGVTFFAGTFVRHPMALAAAEVVLQRLQAAGPSLQQGLAAKVDRFATHLQQYCDRVQAPIKIAHFSSFFYVTYAPEATYGSLLFYLLRERGVHIWEHRPCFFTLAHTDEEIEFVTRAFKDSIAELQAAGLLPGTTGVQGDRNQPPQPGARLGRDPQGNPAWFVPDPERPGKYLQLQGV from the coding sequence ATGGGAAATCTTTTGGAATCCAGCTATTCATGCGCTTCTTTCCCTTGGAACCAGACGAATATTGACTATCCCTCCAATAGCTGTATTCATCATGTTTTTCAATCTCAGGTCGGACACCAACCCGATGCTGTTGCAGTCATCTTACCATCCTCTACAGAATCAGATGAGATCCATTTAAGTTATCGTGAACTGAACGATCGTGCCAATTGTTTAGCACAACAACTACAAGTATTAGGTGTGACAACCGAAACCTTTGTAGCGATCGCAATGGATCGATCGATCGAATTAATGGTGGCAATTTTGGGTGTCCTGAAAGCAGGAGGGGTGTATGTACCGCTCGATCCCGCCTACCCCACCGATCGCTTGGCCTTCATGCTGGAAGACAGTCAGGCTCCAGTGCTGCTGACCCAATCCCATTTGCGAGATCGGCTCCCTCCGACCCAGGCTCAGATCTTCTGTCTGGATGCTGGCTGGGGAGTTGATGCACCCCCCAATTCCCAAGCTCCAGAAGTCCCGATCGCCGCTGAAAATCTAGCCTACGTTAATTACACATCTGGTTCCACAGGCCGACCCAAGGGCGTTGCCATTCCCCATCGCGCCGTGTTGCGGTTAGTATTCGGTGCAACCTATACGCCCCTAGATGGCCAGCAAACGTTCCTGCAATTGGCTCCTGTGTCCTTTGATGCGGCAACGTTGGAAATTTGGGGAGCGCTGCTCCACGGGAGTCGCTGTGTGCTCTATCCCGAAAATGGTCTGCCCGATCCCCAGACGTTAGGGCAGATCATTCGAGACTATCGCATTACAACAATGTGGTTAACGGCAGCCTTGTTTAATACGATCGTCACGGAAGCGCCGGAAACCTTGCAAGGGGTGAAGGAACTACTGACCGGAGGGGAAGCCCTATCCGTTGCCCACATTCGCCAAGCCCAAACTTTGCTGCCGGACACCCAGCTAATCAACGGTTACGGCCCCACGGAAAGTACGACGTTTACCTGCTGCTACCGTATTCCTCGCCCCCTTGATCCCGCTTGGACTTCCATCCCGATCGGGACCCCGATCGGCAATACCCAGGTCTATGTTTTGGATGACCAAATGCAGCCGGTGGCAATGGGGGCGGTCGGTGAGTTGTACATCGGCGGTGATGGCTTAGCGCGCGGCTATCTCAACCGACCTGACCTGACTACAGAGCGCTTTGTTCCTAATCCATTCCAGGCTGATCCCCAAGCCAAACTCTATAAAACTGGCGATCTGGTACGCCATCTATCTGACGGTAATTTGGAGTTTATCGGTCGGACTGATCACCAAGTCAAAATTCGTGGCTACCGCATTGAACTAGGGGAAATTGAAACGGTACTCAGTCAGCAACCGGGGGTGCGGGATGCGATCGTGCTGGTACGGGAGGATCGACCCGGTGATAAACAACTAGTTGCCTACCTGACGGCGCAGCCCCAGCAAATATTAGAGATCCCAACCATCCGAGCAGCCCTGCAAAACCAGTTAGCAGACTACATGGTTCCAGGGGCAATCGTAATTCTCGATAAAATTCCCCTGACACCCAACGGGAAAGCCGATCGCAGGGCTCTTCCCAAACCGGAGCGATCGACCCCTGTGTCCTCTCTGGTGCGTGCGAAAAATGTTACGGAACAGCAGCTGGTGGAATTGTGGAGCGAAATTCTAGGACTGTCCCAAGTCAGCGTGGATGAAAATTTCTGCGATCTGGGTGGCACGTCGCTCCTAGGACTACAACTGGTGACCCGTATTCAGAAGCAATTTAATCTTGATCTGCGTGCGGTCAAACTATACCAATACCCAACGATACGGTCACTAGCGGCGTATTTGGTGCAACTGCAACAGAAGTCGGGCAGCCCTTGGGAGCATCCCCTGCAACGATCGCCCCAAGGACAGCGCCCGTCATCCCTCTCAACCGCAGTCGAAGGCATTGCGATCGTGGGGATGGTCGGACGGTTTCCGGGTGCCAATTCGATCGCGGAGTTTTGGCAAAACCTTGTTAATAACGTTGAATCGACTACCTTCTTTAGTCCAGACGAGATCGACCCCAGTGTTGACCCCGAACTACGCCATGATCCCAACTACGTCCGGGCTAGGGGGACGATCTCTGGCGCGGAAGACTTTGATGCAGCGTTCTTTGGCATTAGCCCCCGGGAAGCGGAAGTGATGGATCCTCAGGCACGGGTCTTCCTGGAACTGGCCTACGAAGCTCTGGAAACCGCTGGTTATCATCCCGATACCTATTCCGGCTCGATCGGTCTCTATGCTGGGTCTGGTCAGAATACCTACTTTGAACGGCATCTCTGCGGGCGGCCAGAAATCATCGATCGCATCGGGGCATTCCAGACCATGCTGGCCAATGAAAAGGACTTTGTCACCACCCGCATTGCCTACAAACTCAATCTGCAAGGTCCCAGCGTCAGCATCAATACGGCTTGTTCCACCTCCCTGGTGGCCGTGGGACAGGCGGTACAGGGATTACTGAGTCACCAGTGCGACTTGGCCTTGGCAGGCGGCGTTTCCATCACCACGCCACAGAATACGGGCTATCTTTACCAGGAAGGCAGTATGCTCTCCCCCGATGGCCGGTGTCGCCCCTTTGATGCCGAGGCCCAGGGGACAATGTTCAATAGCGGGGCGGGCATTGTCGTGCTGAAGCGGTTGGCCGATGCCTTGGAAGCGGGCGATCTCATCTATGCGGTAATCAAAGGTGTGGGGCTGAATAACGACGGCAGCGATAAGGTCAGCTTTACCGCCCCCAGTGTCCAAGGGCAGGCTAGGGCGATCGTCCAGGCCCAAACCATGGCGGGGGTGAATCCGGAAAGCATTAGCTATGTGGAAACCCACGGCACGGCAACACCCTTAGGTGACCCGATCGAAGTAGAAGCCCTGACCCAAGCCTTCCAACGGCAAACCCAACGGCAGCAATTCTGCGCGATCGGGTCGATTAAAAGTAACATTGGCCATGCGGTGGCAGCGGCAGGGGTGGCCGGGTTGATGAAAACGGCGCTGGCCCTTTACCACGAGCAACTACCCGCCAGCCTGAATTTTACGGCCCCCAACCCGCAAATTGATTTTGCCCAGAGCCCGTTTTACGTTAATGCCCACAACCAAGCTTGGCTGCGCAGTGAGTCACCCCGGCGGGCCGGCGTCAGTTCCTTTGGGGTGGGCGGCACCAATGCCCATGTGATTGTGGAGGAAGCCCCGATCGTACCGCCCTCTGGCCCCTCCCGTCCGGTGCAACTGTTGCTCCTGTCCGCCAAAACGCCCACGGCCCTCGATCGGGCAACGGACAACCTGCGGGACTTTCTCTCGCAAGCGACCGAATTGAACTTGGCAGTCAACTTGGCGGATGTGGCCTATACGCTGCAACAGGGACGCAAAGGCTGGAAGCATCGGCGCTTCGTCATCGGTCGTGATGTAGCATCGGCGATCGCGGCCTTAACACCCAGCGAAACCCAGCGTCCGGCCACCCGTAGCCCACAGCCATCTCCACCGGAAGTCGTGTTCATGTTCCCCGGCCAAGGCTCGCAATATTTGCACATGGGCGCAAATCTGTACCAGCGGGAACCCGTCTTTCAGGCAACGGTCGATCGCTGTGCTGCCATTCTCCAACCCTTGCTGGGCTGCGACCTGCGGGCAATCCTCTACCCCGCCGAAGCTGACGCGGAAATGGCAGCGGCACGGCTCAAACAAACCCTGTACACCCAACCGGCCCTATTCACGATCGAATACGCCCTGGCCCAACTGTGGATTAGTTGGGGGGTACAGCCAGCCGCCTTGATCGGTCATAGCATTGGTGAATTTGTGGCAGCTTGTCTAGCGGGGGTGTTTTCCCTAGAGGATGGACTGAAGCTGGTAGCCACCCGAGGCCAGATGATGTGGGAGTTGCCGCCGGGAACCATGCTCTCGGTCAGGCTGCCAGCGGAAACAGTTGCACCTCGGTTGACGGCAGACATGGCGATCGCGGCGATTAATGGCCCCGCCCTCTGTGTGGTATCAGGGCCGACGGAAGCGGTGGCGAAATTGCAAGCGGAATTGGAAGCGGAGGACGTTATCTGTAAACCCTTGCACACCTCCCACGCCTTCCATTCCCCCATGATGGAGCCAGTGGTTGCGCCCTTTGCAGAACTGGTCAAACAAATCCAGCTTTCCCCGCCCCAGATTCCCTTTGTGTCCACGGTGACGACGGATTGGATTCGGGATGAGCAAGCCACCGATCCGCTCTACTGGGCTAGCCACCTACGGGAAACGGTGCGGTTTACGGAGGGGGTGCAAACCCTGTGGCAACAGCCAGAACGGGTGTTGCTGGAAGTGGGTCCCCGGACGACGGCAACCACCCTGGCTCGCCAGCAGGCCAAGGATCTCAAGCGGCAGATCGCCATTCCCTCCCTGGGCAGCAGTGCCGACGATGAGGGGGAATGGGTCAGCTTAATGCAAGCGATCGGGCATTTGTGGTTATCGGGGGTGGCGATCGATTGGGCTGCTTTCTATACCGATGAGTACCGTCACCGGGTGCCTCTGCCCACCTATCCCTTTGAGCGGCAACGCTACTGGATTGATCCCAAACCAGCCGTTCCCGTGGATTCCCCCGCTGAGATCGGGCCGGAGCCAATGCTGGCTGCCGCCGAGTTTGGCATAGACGCTTTGCCTGTAGTTTCTCTATTGAGTTCTCCTGCCGTCCCACCTGAGGTGATTTCTACTATGGCTGAACCCCGTGTTAAACGTTTGATTCCTTTGTTACAAGAAGTTTTTGAAGAAACCTCTGGGTTTGAATTGGATAGCGAAGATTTGACGAGTACCTTCCTAGATTTGGGTATGGATTCGTTGACCTTGACCCAGGTGGCGTTGGCGGTGCAGAAAAAGTTCAAAGTCAAACTGACCTTCCGCAACCTACTCGAGGATTACCCCAACTTAGCTCGTCTATCGGAACACCTCGATCGCTTCTTATCTGTGGATGCTTTCCCGGCTCCGACGACGGTTGAGGAACCGACCCCAACACCGACCCTGGCTCCTGCAGTTCCATCCGCGCCAGTGATGGTTCCTGGATTACCAATCACTTCTTTTGCCCCTGTGGTCAACCCTAGCAATGGCAATGGCAACGGTAATGGTCATGGTAACGGCAATGGTTCCTACAGCCCGAGCGCGGCGACCTCTCCGGAACAAACCCGCGCGATCGAAGCGGTGATTGCCCAACAGTTACAAATCATGGCGCAGCAATTGCACATTTTAAATGGAGTAGGCAGTGCGGGTGCGATCGCTCAACCTCCCGTCAGCAATGGACCAGTCACGAATGGGCCAGTCACGAATGGGGCAATTTCCTCGCCCCTTGGGATAACGAATGGCGCGAGTCATGACTCTGGGAAAAATGCGACCAACGGCAGGACGAATGGGAGTCCCAATGGAACCTCTAACGGGCATGTAAACGCTGTTCTCCCCCAAGCTGCTACCCAGGGATCTGCTAATGGCCAAGACGCAGCAGCAGAGACAGCACCACCCAAGAAAAACTTTGGGCCAGGGGCCAAAATCGAAAAAACCAGTCATCATACCCTTACTGCCGAGCAGCAGGCCGCCCTCGATCGCATCATCCAGCGCTATGTTCGTCGTACCGTGGAATCCAAACGACAAACCCAAGAACATCGTCGTTATTTAGCCGACCCGCGTACGGTTTCCGGTTTTATGCCACTGTTGAAGGAAATTGTCTATCCCATCGTCACCGATCGTTCCAAGGGTTCCAAGCTCTGGGATGTGGATGGTAACGAATATATTGATTTGACCAATGGCTTTGGGTTGAACTTCTTTGGCTGGTCACCGGACTTTGTGGCCGATGCCGTCAAAGCGCAAATGGATGCCGGGATTGAAATTGGCCCGCAAACGCCGCTGGCGGGTAGGGTGGCCAAGATGGTCACAGAAATCACGGGCATGGAGCGGGTGGCCTTTTGTAACACCGGGTCGGAAGCGGTGATGGCGGCGATGCGGTTGTCCCGTACTGTCACCGGACGCAGCACGATCGCCATGTTTGCGGGGGGCTACCATGGCACCTTTGATGAAGTGATTGTTCGCAGTGGGCCAAAACTGCGATCGCTGCCTGCGGCTCCTGGGATTCTGCCCTCGATGTTTGAAAATGTTCTGGTGCTCGATTACGGCACCCCGGAATCCTTACAAATCCTCCGCGATCGGGCCGATGATTTGGCTGCGATTCTAGTGGAACCCGTGCAGAGCCGTCGCCCTGAACTGCAACCCCGAGAATTTCTCAAGGATTTGCGCGTGCTGACGGAGGCATCGGAGACAGCATTGATTTTTGATGAAGTGGTGACAGGGTTCCGAGTGCATCCCGGTGGTGCCCAAGCCTACTTTGACATTCGGGCGGACTTAGCGACCTATGGCAAAGTGATTGGCGGTGGGCTACCCATTGGCGTCGTGGCGGGTAAATCGCAATTTATGGATGCATTGGATGGGGGGCAATGGCAGTTTGGCGATGCTTCCTTCCCGGAAGTGGGTGTGACGTTCTTTGCGGGAACCTTTGTGCGGCACCCCATGGCGTTGGCGGCGGCGGAAGTCGTGCTGCAACGGCTGCAAGCAGCAGGTCCCAGTTTGCAACAGGGGCTGGCAGCGAAGGTCGATCGCTTTGCAACCCATCTGCAACAATACTGCGATCGCGTCCAAGCTCCGATTAAAATTGCCCACTTTAGCTCGTTCTTCTACGTCACCTACGCCCCCGAAGCCACCTACGGTAGTTTGTTGTTCTACCTACTGCGGGAACGGGGTGTGCACATTTGGGAACATCGGCCCTGCTTCTTCACCCTGGCCCACACCGATGAAGAGATCGAATTTGTGACCCGTGCCTTTAAGGACAGTATTGCGGAACTGCAAGCGGCAGGGCTTTTACCGGGAACAACAGGCGTGCAAGGCGATCGCAACCAACCGCCTCAGCCCGGTGCGCGCCTAGGCCGCGATCCCCAGGGCAATCCGGCCTGGTTTGTGCCCGATCCGGAGCGGCCTGGTAAATATCTGCAATTACAAGGGGTGTAA